From the genome of Pleuronectes platessa chromosome 19, fPlePla1.1, whole genome shotgun sequence:
CTTCAGTGTAGTAGTCTGTAAATATGGTTGTGATTAATTATAGACTGTTCCAGTGCCACATAACAGAAATATATTGCTGAGGCCAAATCCACATTCAAACATATTTACGTGTGTCACTACTGTTGTCATTAAAGGTGCTACAATCTGTATTTTGATATGACAACAAATCACGTGACGACTTATAGTTGTAATGTGTCACTTATTGTGAGAAAGCCACAGAGAATTATCATGTCAGCTTTGTAGACTATTTAAAATACTAACATTGAATTGCCTTGAATAAATAGACCTCGGGAGGTGGTGGAGGCCAAATTAAGAGTTTAAAGAGAGGGAAAACTTCCCTAGCCCTAACCGTATTCATcgcatcaacacaaacatgactctaaatacattttaatgtggCTCTGTAAGTGTGGAGATGAAGTGGGAGTGCTGAATGCCGAGTGGTGTAACTATGTGAGGAGACACATCTGTAAATAATCTTCAGTCACTCCGGTTTTTCTGCAGTATCACAATAGGCAGTGGCGGTTTTGAGACCTGCGATTCACTGCACTGTATGGTAGTTatgtataaaaagaaaatctctccaactaataaaatcaaaaatgtGTGCTTTCCCTAAGAGGGCAGTTCAGCAGGTGCCTGGTTAGTCATTATGGCTAAACATACAGTCCTGTGGGTGTCTCTTGTTTCCAGCTGAGAGTACTTCACTGTGGTGATTTCCATCAGAACAGGACAGAGCTTTAATATGAAAATTACACAACTATCATATTAAAGCTCTGTCACACTGGTTGTTACAATGTTAAAATAATTGACATTTAGTTAgatttaatgttatttattactttatcCAGGACAATGACAATTTTGTGGGAACCCCCTAAAATTCTATGAAGTACTTAGTTTAGCATATTAGCATGCTAGCATTTACTAATGACCACTAAACACACAGTTTTGCTTGTCTGAAcacaaaacatataaatattggaaaaagtCTAATTGACATTGATGTATCActaaaattgttgtaatttgtcCATAGTAAGATATTAGTGTGGACCAAAGTGGTCACCTGGTTATGAGTCCGCTGTCTGAATTCAACCATGTATTTCTCAAATCAGAAGGATCTGCATTTGTGGACTGGACTACCTCAGATCTGGGCTCTTCAACCAAAACTGTATATCTATTAAAtgtccattttatttttatttaacctaTTTTCCATGAGTCCAAAGCTAGAATAACCAGGAATAACTACACTGAAAGAACACGTGGTTACATACATATCAAGTTCGATTTTTCCTACTGTATCAGGCCcctccttgttttttctttggttAGATCTTTAATGCAGTGCTCATCAGTAATCAATCATAATGCTAATGTATGGGCTTGTAATAAAATACCCACCTTCAGACAACAAGATGATCAAGTGCGAAGAGCCATATTGTCAGATGCTGACCTCTTGTGGGGAAGTTATGACCTGCGTTGTGAAATCACAGGTGTTTCTATGGCTACAGCAGTGGTAGAAACCCTGTGTTAGTAACAGCTGGGTAAGTGAGGGGCTGGGCAGTTTAATAAGGACTCTttaaaattcacatttcatgttCATACATTAACATAGGTTCATATTTGTTAGGCTCAGAACATCAAGCTCGAAtcactgtttctttttcttctcctattATATTGTCTATGGTTACATTATTTAAAGTTTCCATACATGAAGTCGcagtcatgataaatcagtcagtTAAAGAGGCTTTTTCTCGTTCTCTTATACGTTACAATACAAAGCTATATCTTGTGCATGCAAAGTATATGCACAGACTCTTATCCCTGCACAGGTGCGTGCACACTCCCACACAGACAACAAAGAACAGTTCCTCTAGCACAATTACAACGTGTGCCGTCATTCGGCCTCCTCGATGGTTGTCATGGAGATGTCATTGATAAGGTGGACAAAACAATTTTCCTTTCTGCACATTACTAAAGAAAGTGCCACGAGGCAAATTCACCattaatgtgctgctgctgaatcaAACCCCCTTTAATTAGTGAAAAGATAAAGCAGACATGCTGTGGCACCGGGTTGCTCTAGTGCTTGGTTTCTGGTCGCCTTTTCACTAACTCTCctgagctctgctgctgctgctgctgctgttacagcAGCGTTAACCATTTCTTAGACGTGCCTGACAACAAGCCTgcgtccctctctctcaccatgTACCTTGTCCAACGAGCAAACACTATCTGAGAAACCTTGGGTGCTGCAGCTCCAGTTTCCTCTGGcttgctgtcacacacacacacactcacacacacacacacacacactcacacacacactccaactcTGGACTGCCTgtacacagaggacgtcagttGCAGTTCTGCCACAGGATCACAAATGTCTGCACAAGAGGATTAATCCTGAGCGACTGGCTGGTGAGTAATATAGAAATACAGCAGAACGATTATCATCAGCCGTTCTTCACAAAGTTTGCAAtttaagagagaaagaaagtggtTGATAAGTCTGAAGGCAACTGAATGTATGGATGATGTTCAGTTATTTCCTATAATGTGTCTCTTCTTGACGTGCTCATCGTGTGCATCAAACATGTACACCATGAACACAGATTGGCAATgatagtacacacacacacacacacactgcgatTGTTAGTGGGCTCTTTTGAAGGATGAGTGCTGAGAGGAGCCTGttttgtgaggaggagaatatcCTCGCTCTGCGGTCTGCAGGTATGTTGGAAACAAAACGCTGCAATGCACTGCACAATAAACGCATGTGAGGAACACAGAGTGCAGCTTCTAAGTATTAGGACAATGGTTTGACGGGAAACTGTGAATGTGCAGTTTGAGGGTGTTTACCTGCACATCTGGATATGTGCCCTGTTTGTAGGATACTGACCCAAGTATGAGCTGCTCTAATGATTCTAGGAGAAGAATAATTTTGTGTCATCATGACTTAAGGCACAAAATAGCTACAATAGAAAGGTCTAGAGCTGATTCCTGGTTTCAACACCAGTGGGATCAAATCAGAGTGAATTCTACAGAGCTCAAGGATCGAGTGATGAAATCAGAAGTAGAAAGTAAGCTAATGCTGCACCTATATCTGAGATACACGTACTGTTCTTGCATAATTTAATATCATTAAATGTTGTACCTTTATCTGCATTGGATTTATTTACTGTTATTCTTTTTATTAGACCACCTCAACTAAACATCTACACTCCACCAGTAACTATTATCCAAtagttatataataatataacccTGACTTTATTCAGGTAATTTTTCTAGAACTGTGACTACTTTAAGGAAATATTGCTGTTGTCAATGTACTTTCTTCAAGTGGAGTTTTGTTTGTAAGGGAGTATTTTTGTGGTAGTATTACTACTGTAGTAGAATGCACTGGTGAGTTTAGAAATTGTGTTTGACCCTGTAGGTCACAGAATGAACAGTTCTTGCAAAGGCGACTCGAACCCCCTTTACACCAGGGTGTAGATCCAGATGTGTGAACAATGGGTGTGCAGCCATGctagcagctctgtgaggctgaaCCTGACCGACACAGTTATTGAGGTTGCCACAGCCATGGCCACTGTCTTGTTTTGGTGTGTTAAAGCGCTAACATGCGGCGATTAGCACCAAACACAaagtacttgttttttttgtgctgtgTCGGACAGATAAACAACTCACACAAATTTCATCGCAATTCctccatacccccccccccccccaaatttcAACATCCTAGTTATgctacagaaaagaaaaaagaaatcaggGGACACCAgggctcatcctctggggatcaatagttgttgagatatttcaatgTGGACCTCAGTTTCGAGCTGATTGCCATTTGTAGAACTAAAAACTACCACCATGAGAAGAATAATGTTTTAATGACTCAATGTGCAACAGCGATATAGGAGGATAAAAGGTTTgattataaaatgaaaaatgaattaatgaaataaaaaccacCCCCACCTCACGTGTTCAAGGTGCAGGTGGTGTTTTGTTCCTGACGTGCATGGCTGCCAGCAGAAGGAGCTCAGTTGTTTTCAGTGATGACGTGACTGCAGAcggcagcagcaggatgaggcAGACGACATGAAACATGGCAAAATAAGGATTCCATAAGAACATGTCCAAGACGTCTGGGAGCTTTCACAGCCACACAGTGGAATGATATGGATTCACCAAATGTAAAGTGGTATTACACAGATTTTACACCTTTTGTGTGGAGCTTTGTAAAGTCAAAGAAAAATAACCCTGATGTCCTTCTGCTGTTTTCACAAATATCTTTGCTGCTTTTTGTCGtcctcttcctgtctttgtctcatCATCTCTGCCAATGAGGTGATGTTGTAATTTATGTCTGCCAGTAAGCAGGATTACGACTGTTACCACTGCTAGGACATTTTTGCGGAGGGCTGGGATATGGCCCAAGGAATAACCAATTTTAATTTAGGACTGGACCCAGTGTCTGATAAAGCACGTTACTCTGTGTTATAAGTTAGACGTCCATTTCTGTCAATCATTGATTAGAAAAGGCATCAATGAGCCACACGCCTCTATGGTCactgtaaaatacaaaacacagtaAGATGAAGTCGGCCCCTCACATGTTACAAGTCCTGTCTCCTCAACCTCAGAAGCTCCAGCGCCCTCTGCAGATTTAAAATGGGGTGAAAAAGCTTAAAGAACCTGGATTTGCCAGGCGATCTCCCATCCAGTTACTGACCAGACTCCCCCCTGCTTGGATTCGAGGTTCAGATGTGTTGATGGTATGGCTGTGAGCATTTACAGGTCATTTAACTAGTCTgcactgtttttgtttcatgtttccaCTGCTTATTTCTGCACTTTTCGTCTAATCTTGGCACGACTgtcatgttatttttatttcttttgtttaGTTGAAGCACCTCATGTTGTCACAATGTTGTGGAAAAAGATGATTGTTTTCATCCTTACTGTGTATTGGTTGACTAGAAGTTCTCTTGATATTTACTCACCTTCATTACAAACTGAGGACGTGGAGTTTCAAAGGTTCCATTGTCTAATGAGATACAATGTTGAGCTGCATCATGGGATCCTGTCCCATAATGGAATGAACATATAAGGGAATGTTGCTTTTTGCTCCATCTCTTTCttgatagataaaaaaaaaatcgtgtCGCCGTCATTTCCCCAAACCCCTTCTATAATGAAGCCCTCTAAATAGGTTTAGTGGGTTTTGGAAACAATGGAACTCTATGGTTCAGACAAATATGATATATCAGGTTTCAGACTCCACATGATGCTTATTTGATTGACTAATTTATTCTAGGTCTTGaacaaaaaaagtataaaatatcagcgaaacacacacacacacacacacacacacacacacacacacacacacacacacacacacacacacacacacacacgcacacacacaaacacaccaaatgACTGTTGCCACTTTGCATACCAACTAAAATGCTATAATAATCACAATCATTTCTGTTTTATGTAAATGTCTGTTTCATGATGTAAATTGTTgctgtttttcagtttcacagtTTGTGACTCATGCAGAAAAATGTTACGCTCCTGTCGCAGACGTTGGTAACCCACTTCATCTGCTCTTGGATCCAAggacaaacagcagaaaaagaCTGACAGAAAGTGGCCGCCTCTGCTGGTGCTGCAGATCCAATCTGCAATGAGAAAATGTTCTGCCTTTTCAAACCACTAACTAATTGTTtcacatgtttatattttaaaatgctGACAAAATAACAGGGGATTAACCTGACCTGAGCATGAGACAAGCTTTTTGTTGAAACTACTTGAAAAGAGGATCAGGCAAAGGGGAGTTGTGTAGAAATTCATGTGGATGGTGGTTTGTTTACATGTAGGGTTCAGGACACCATTTAGTGTCTCTGCATGTAGATGTGCGTTGCAGATGTGTAACATGTTTACCTCAGGTTTCAAAAGTTGCTGTCTATGAAAATAATACTGTACGTGCACACTTTCACATAATTTCTTTCatactttttgttattttccacAGAAACCTGTCTTTCTACATTTACAAAGCAACTCGCTGGGACCAGGAGGGATGGAAGGAGAAGCCTGTAGTTCTGGTGGAGCGATGGACTCAGGTAACCCTTTACTAAGAGCCGTTTTCCTCCGTCGTCTGCGACTCACACGGCTGCTCCTGGAGGGGGGGGCTTACATCAATGAGAGCGACAGCCAAGGCCAGACACCCCTGATGGTGGCCTGCAGGACCCAGCATGCAGATGCCCAGAGCGCCAGTCGGGTCAAACTGGTCCAGTTTCTTCTGGAGAAAGGAGCAGACCCCAACATCCAGGACAAGGAGGGTCACTCTGCCCTGATGCACGCCTGCCGCGAGCAGGCCGGCCCTGAGGTGGTGTCTCTGCTCCTGGCCAGTGAAGCCGACATTAGCTTGGAGGATCAATCCGGGATGTCAGCGTTGGTCCACGCAGTCATGGCTGGAGACTGGAAGGTTCTGAAGCTGTTGCTTGACACTTGCAAGGCCAAAGGGAAGGAGGTGATCATCATTGCCACTGACAAATTCCCCTGTGGTCAACTGCAGGCAAAGCAGTACCTCACCATGCCTCCCATTGGTCCTCTCGATCAGACAGACAAAATGGCATCTGCAGCTCCTGCATCTCCGTCTGAAATACAGATCATCACCTCCCCTCAGTGCACCTCCACATCCTTATGTCCCCCAAAGACTTTATTCTCTTTTAAAGAAGCCCATTCCTGGGGTGTGAGCTCCCATCCATGTTCCCCGTCACGGTCTCGAGGATTCGGCCAAGTGGCGGCAAACAGACTGCAGCAGCCCCTCCTGAGGTTGAACTCTGAGCCCTGGCTAAAGATCCCAGCTTCTGTGCTCACTCAACAGTCTCTTGCAGCCTCGTCTTCAAAAAATGGCCAGGACTTCAACCAAACCGACAACTTCTCTGTTAGAGTTCCCATATTGGAAAGGGATAAAAGAGTAGAAGGTGAAAACAAGATAGACTATGCCAAGCATGCCAGACAGAAGATCTCTTTACCAGGTCTCCTTTCACCCCACTCGGCCTCCCATCCTAACCTCCACTCGGAGAACCTTGGAACAgattcagcctcctcctcttgccTGTCTGCTGGTAAAAACCATCGTACTGCACTTCACAACATGGCCTCCTCAAGCCTTCATAGCATCATCCAGAGGCGCAAGCTGGGTGCAGACATCTACAGCTCTGACCCTCAGCTTTCTGTAGACGTCCAAAATCTCCCAACAGACGCCAAGAAGCTGGCCCCCTTACGTTGCTCCAGGGAGTCATTGCTGGCCTTGGGTCCAAGCAGGAGAGTGCTGTCCGGGTATGAGCGCAGAGGGTCCGCTGCCCTCTTGTTGGACCACAGTTCTCAGGCCAGGCCGAGGTCTCTGCCCCCTTTGACCCTCAACTCCACCAACGCTCCTGTTCTCAATGTTTGCAACTTTGGATCCGGAGCTGGAGGGGGTCTGGCTGAGAAAGAGTCTGACCTAAAAAACAtccttccctctgctcctccggGCCACCCCAAAGAGCTGACCAGGAGGATGCTATTGAGGAGACATTCAATGCAGTCCGAACAGTTCAAAACCACAGCATGAAATTCAgctgaaagggaaaaaaagctaatccttgtgttttaatgtgaaatgtgttCAAATCATGTGATGTCGTCCCTGTAGGGAaatacaaagaggaagaacaaaacAATCAACTACGgctacagtgtgtgttgtgagtgtaCGTGTAGCTTCAGCATATATGTAACTCTTCCTTAAAGATgcataaatatattttggccactagggggcagaagAAAAGGCTGAATACACGTTAtaaagttaaaacatttttattttgaactaTCTAGCAAACAGCTAAAACATAGACTAACATGAGCACTAATTACGTTTGTAAAGGAAATTTAGCTGTCACCACGGTCCGTTTTTTTCTCTATGTtgcttgtttgtaagcaagattacacaaaaacaatctcCATGAATCTAAGTGAAAGGATGCAGAAAGGCTCAGGTGAGTCATTCGCTTTctgtaacattgtgagatgttCAACATTTGccctgatttctcagagaataattcatggatcttgattcaTTGAAGTTGtacatgttgtttaaaaaaggGAGTTTTAAACTTCAACTACAGTTCAGAGCTAGGTGTGGATTTTGTTAACCCTGTGGCGTTTCCAGTCAGTGTTGCTCGCCAAAATCCTGACGCGTATATTTTCATACTGCTGAAATATTTGCACAGCTGATTTATTCTATTTATGTTTTACAAATGCAAGTTTGAAACATGCCTTGCTAGCCTCCTCATTTGCTgagtcttcttcttcactgcttTTTTCTCGTTGCCATCTCTTGATCAGAGGCGTAGCGTAAATGTGTATCGTCACCGGTTCTACTATGTGTACGACAACAAAAGCAATGGGCACCAATTCATAACAGTGTGCCAtagtaatataaaaaaaaaactttgatataaaattattttcaaatgcaGCTTTGTGGAGAATTAAAAAATATGCAGCCTTGTCACAATGTGGAAGtattcaaaaagaaaataatatatttacaatgatatttttcatgtttcagCCATTAGAACAGTTGGAAAATGTACAAAGGCATCTACGCATCATGGCTTTAAATCAAAAAGATGTTTTAGATTATGAAGTAATTTGCttaatctcccccccccccccccccacacacacacgcatcaacTGCATCACGAGCATGTGATGTCACAAAGATTGTGGTCAGTATTTGAGGAGAGCAGAAGTACAGATGtgtaacaacagcaacaaagtgGGTTTGTTAAATGAATTTATTCTAgtaaaaaacatcacaaatgaTTGTCCAAGTACATCAGTATGCATCAAACCTGCAATATCACCATGTGTCTGAAACACATTGAACACATGTGAACTTACTTCCATAAACGgcaaaaatcattaaaaacacaagtgtTTCCCAAATATTTACATCTTTATGTTGCCGAAAAAAAACCGAGTGGATTAAAAATAAAGAGCTCATTAAAAATCAAGCAGGGATCTGCATATATCACTCCTCTACTAGACTCCTATGTTAAGATCACAatgagtaaaataaatacagaaaacagtACCTATGTCACGAGATGATCATAATACAAACAGTGGCATAATACCAGACAGGATAAAGCTCTGTCCTtccaaagtaaagaaaaaaccATTGCAGTTTCAACAGCAATCAGCTCAAACACACTTAAGAAGCTTCGTTTGATGCAGCAGCTCCGTCCTCTGCAGTCTGCTACTGTTCCAAAACTCAACAATCGGTCACGTCTCAGAGGGGAGGGTTGTCCCCACAGATTTTGTTCAGGCCCTGCGGTCATAATCACTGACCATCTTCTTGAGGTGGTTCAGTTTGGACTTCAGATACTTACACCTGCGCTTCTTCACCTGATAATCTGCAGACTGTGGGGGGGTGATAGAGGGGTGcgttagaaaaaaacaaataacaccAATAAGAGTATTATTGGACTGTCTTGTGATGACACTGCCATGTTAAATCTGTTTACGTCCTTTTTAGGACCAAATGTACCTTTTTGATGCTCTTTATCCTGTTGTACTCATCCAAGACATCCTGTTAGAGTGCAAATGACAAGACAATGAAAAATGACACCAACCCACATGATGTCTTGTTCAGATACATAGATACACAAGCTTTAAAAAAGGGACAGCTTGCTTCCTTTAAGCTCTCACCAGGTACTGTGGGCTCCCCTCCTCCAGCTCGTCCAGCTCTCTGTCCACCTCGGACAGATTCTTGTTGATGATGTCCAGCTCCGACTGCAGGTCCTTGTACTCCTGGTGTTCGCGGTCGAATTCACGCTTGCAGTCGTTGCGCTCCTTCTCGTTTGTTATCGGAGAAACTTCACTGAAGCAGAGAACaagtggaaagagagagggggggaggggggggggcgaagggatgaaaaaggaaaataaattgcCAAAGGTAAAACAATATGTCAAAGCAATTAATGAAGACCATGCTTGGAGTTGGCAGTGGT
Proteins encoded in this window:
- the ankrd34ba gene encoding ankyrin repeat domain-containing protein 34B, with the translated sequence MEGEACSSGGAMDSGNPLLRAVFLRRLRLTRLLLEGGAYINESDSQGQTPLMVACRTQHADAQSASRVKLVQFLLEKGADPNIQDKEGHSALMHACREQAGPEVVSLLLASEADISLEDQSGMSALVHAVMAGDWKVLKLLLDTCKAKGKEVIIIATDKFPCGQLQAKQYLTMPPIGPLDQTDKMASAAPASPSEIQIITSPQCTSTSLCPPKTLFSFKEAHSWGVSSHPCSPSRSRGFGQVAANRLQQPLLRLNSEPWLKIPASVLTQQSLAASSSKNGQDFNQTDNFSVRVPILERDKRVEGENKIDYAKHARQKISLPGLLSPHSASHPNLHSENLGTDSASSSCLSAGKNHRTALHNMASSSLHSIIQRRKLGADIYSSDPQLSVDVQNLPTDAKKLAPLRCSRESLLALGPSRRVLSGYERRGSAALLLDHSSQARPRSLPPLTLNSTNAPVLNVCNFGSGAGGGLAEKESDLKNILPSAPPGHPKELTRRMLLRRHSMQSEQFKTTA